Proteins encoded by one window of Emticicia oligotrophica DSM 17448:
- the glyA gene encoding serine hydroxymethyltransferase produces MSSVQTSIVRDTQIFDLITKENNRQLHGIELIASENFVSPQVMEAAGSVLTNKYAEGLPGKRYYGGCEVVDQVEQIAIDRLKQLFNLSWANVQPHSGAQANMAVFLACLQPGDKILGFNLSHGGHLSHGSPVNISGKYFQPFFYGVEQETGLIDWNKVEETAQRERPKLIICGASAYSRDWDYARLRQIADSVGALLLADISHPAGLVAKGLLNDPFDHCHIVTTTTHKTLRGTRGGVIMLRNDFPNPFGITTPKGEIRMMSSLLDSGVFPGTQGGPLEHIIAAKAIAFGEALTDNFYNYQVQVQKNAKVMAQEFINRGYKVISGGTDNHLMLIDLRPKNLTGKIAENSLIQADITVNKNMVPFDDKTAMTTSGMRVGTAAMTTRGLVETDMVKIVDLIDEVLMNHDNATKIANVRGEINKWMKDYPLFQY; encoded by the coding sequence ATGTCTTCTGTACAAACTTCTATCGTTCGTGACACACAAATCTTTGATTTAATCACGAAAGAAAACAATCGCCAATTGCACGGCATCGAATTAATTGCATCTGAAAACTTCGTTTCGCCACAGGTGATGGAAGCGGCAGGTAGTGTTTTGACAAATAAATACGCTGAAGGTCTTCCTGGAAAACGCTATTATGGTGGTTGTGAGGTTGTTGACCAAGTAGAACAAATCGCTATCGACCGTCTTAAACAATTATTCAATCTTTCATGGGCCAATGTTCAGCCACACTCTGGTGCACAGGCAAACATGGCGGTTTTCTTGGCATGTTTGCAGCCAGGTGATAAAATCTTAGGTTTCAACCTTTCGCACGGTGGACACCTTTCGCATGGTTCTCCTGTTAATATTTCGGGCAAATATTTCCAACCTTTCTTCTACGGCGTAGAACAAGAAACAGGTTTAATCGATTGGAATAAAGTAGAAGAAACCGCTCAACGCGAGCGTCCGAAATTAATTATCTGTGGAGCTTCAGCTTATTCTCGTGACTGGGATTATGCACGTCTTCGTCAGATTGCAGATTCGGTTGGTGCACTTTTATTAGCCGATATTTCTCACCCAGCAGGTTTGGTGGCTAAAGGTTTATTAAACGACCCATTTGACCACTGTCATATCGTAACAACTACTACGCACAAAACTCTTCGCGGAACACGTGGTGGTGTGATTATGCTTCGCAATGACTTCCCGAATCCATTCGGAATCACTACTCCAAAAGGTGAAATCAGAATGATGTCATCATTACTTGATTCTGGTGTTTTCCCAGGCACTCAGGGTGGTCCATTAGAGCACATCATTGCTGCTAAAGCAATCGCTTTTGGAGAGGCATTGACTGATAATTTCTACAATTATCAAGTACAAGTTCAGAAAAATGCTAAAGTAATGGCTCAAGAGTTTATTAACCGTGGCTATAAAGTTATTTCTGGTGGTACAGATAATCACTTGATGTTGATTGATTTACGTCCGAAAAACTTAACTGGTAAAATTGCTGAAAATTCGCTTATCCAAGCAGATATTACGGTAAACAAAAACATGGTTCCATTTGATGATAAAACAGCCATGACTACTTCAGGTATGCGTGTGGGTACTGCCGCCATGACTACTCGTGGCTTGGTTGAAACTGATATGGTAAAAATCGTTGATTTGATTGATGAAGTGTTGATGAATCATGATAACGCAACAAAGATTGCGAATGTTAGAGGCGAAATCAATAAATGGATGAAAGATTATCCATTGTTTCAATATTAA
- a CDS encoding MBL fold metallo-hydrolase — MINIHSFTFSPIAENTYILWDETHEAIIIDAGCLAQYEKEELVDFIADNRLVVKQLVQTHCHLDHVFGAAYVKRKFGVKMAIHKNEVPILADVENRCRMWGIKGYEPVEADVFIDENDKIFFGNSELEIRFVPGHAPGHLAFVNHTQKFVIGGDVLFKGSVGRTDFPFCSHEALIKSIETQFLTLDDDFTVYAGHGDPTTIGYERKTNPFL; from the coding sequence ATGATAAACATACACTCTTTTACCTTCTCGCCGATAGCTGAAAACACCTATATCTTATGGGACGAAACTCATGAGGCTATCATCATAGATGCTGGTTGTTTAGCTCAATATGAAAAAGAAGAATTGGTCGATTTTATAGCCGATAATCGTCTTGTAGTAAAGCAATTAGTTCAAACACACTGCCATCTCGACCATGTTTTTGGGGCAGCCTACGTAAAGCGTAAGTTTGGGGTAAAAATGGCTATTCATAAAAATGAAGTGCCAATTTTAGCTGATGTAGAAAATCGCTGTCGAATGTGGGGAATCAAGGGCTACGAACCCGTAGAAGCTGATGTATTTATTGATGAAAACGATAAAATATTCTTTGGAAACTCAGAGCTTGAAATAAGATTCGTGCCCGGACATGCTCCCGGACATTTAGCTTTTGTAAATCATACCCAAAAGTTTGTCATAGGAGGAGATGTACTTTTTAAAGGTAGCGTTGGGCGAACTGATTTTCCGTTTTGTAGCCATGAAGCGTTAATTAAAAGCATAGAAACTCAATTTCTAACGCTTGATGATGACTTTACGGTTTATGCTGGCCACGGCGACCCCACGACTATCGGCTATGAACGCAAAACCAATCCTTTTTTGTAG
- a CDS encoding glycoside hydrolase family 88 protein, with the protein MNTKKLFFYLLLALNLPLGVWGQTYSVWMAESFMSRHKDSIAVKEGKPAGWDYEQGLMLKALEKVWYRTGDGKYFEYIRHDLDRYIQKDGSIRTYKYDEFNLDNIPTGRALLMLAQQSQPDKEKYQKAADLLWKQIENQPKTNDGGYWHKKRYPFQMWLDGLFMCEPFAAEYSKIFNKPEHFNDIAKQFALIEKYAVDAKTGLVYHGYDESKEQKWADKKTGLSPHFWSRAIGWYAMALVDVLDYFPENHPERANLIKYLQRLAPALIKYQDPKSGVWYQMIALGTRKGNYLEASGSAMFVYTLAKGVRKGYLPATYLAAAKKGYAGMLKEFVEKEADGTISLNKTVSVGGLGGTPYRDGSYEYYLSEPIRKNDLKGLGPFIFASVEMEIAAENSLGKGKTVAVDNYFNNEFRKDLNGNQESFHYTWDDRMHSGFWVWGQIFQELGAKLKTISAAPTAANLKDVNVYIIVDPDTKKETAKPNFVQKSDIKVISDWVKTGGTLIMMANDTANCEIPHFNELAKAFGVEFTNKSRNMVQGTKWEQGRVDIPAGNPVFKNTKLVYIKELVTLNVHAPAKTIVSEGGDNIIATAKVGKGSVFIVGDPWLYNEYTDGRRIPIIYENFSAAKDLAKWALGVK; encoded by the coding sequence ATGAACACTAAAAAGCTATTTTTCTATTTATTACTTGCTCTTAACTTGCCTTTGGGAGTTTGGGGGCAAACATACTCCGTCTGGATGGCAGAATCATTTATGAGTCGCCATAAAGATTCGATTGCGGTAAAAGAAGGGAAACCCGCAGGTTGGGACTATGAGCAAGGTTTAATGCTAAAAGCTCTCGAAAAAGTGTGGTATCGCACGGGAGATGGCAAATATTTTGAGTATATCCGCCATGATTTAGACCGTTACATACAAAAAGATGGAAGTATTCGCACCTACAAATACGATGAATTCAATCTTGATAACATTCCAACTGGACGTGCGTTATTAATGCTTGCCCAACAATCTCAACCCGATAAAGAAAAGTATCAGAAAGCAGCTGATTTACTTTGGAAACAAATTGAAAATCAACCCAAAACCAATGATGGTGGATATTGGCACAAAAAGCGTTACCCATTCCAAATGTGGCTCGATGGCCTTTTTATGTGCGAACCTTTTGCCGCTGAATACAGCAAGATTTTTAATAAACCTGAGCATTTCAATGATATTGCTAAGCAATTTGCCTTGATTGAAAAATACGCCGTTGATGCCAAAACTGGCTTGGTGTATCATGGATACGACGAAAGTAAAGAACAGAAATGGGCTGATAAAAAAACGGGTTTATCTCCACACTTCTGGAGCAGAGCCATTGGTTGGTACGCCATGGCTTTAGTTGATGTGCTTGATTATTTCCCTGAAAATCACCCTGAAAGAGCTAATTTGATTAAATATCTTCAACGACTTGCTCCTGCTTTGATTAAATACCAAGACCCTAAGTCGGGCGTTTGGTATCAGATGATAGCTCTTGGCACTCGCAAAGGCAATTATTTAGAAGCATCAGGCTCAGCCATGTTTGTTTATACCCTCGCCAAAGGTGTGCGTAAAGGATATTTGCCAGCTACCTATTTAGCCGCAGCTAAAAAAGGCTACGCAGGAATGTTGAAAGAGTTTGTAGAAAAAGAAGCTGATGGCACTATTAGTTTAAACAAAACCGTAAGTGTTGGCGGCTTAGGCGGCACTCCTTACCGTGATGGTAGCTACGAATATTATCTAAGTGAGCCTATCCGCAAGAATGACTTAAAGGGTCTTGGGCCATTTATTTTTGCAAGTGTAGAAATGGAAATTGCGGCAGAAAATTCACTCGGTAAAGGCAAGACCGTAGCAGTTGATAATTACTTCAATAATGAGTTCAGAAAAGATTTGAATGGGAATCAAGAATCTTTCCACTATACTTGGGATGACCGTATGCACTCAGGTTTTTGGGTTTGGGGACAAATCTTCCAAGAGTTAGGAGCAAAACTTAAAACGATTTCGGCCGCACCGACGGCGGCGAATTTGAAAGATGTAAATGTTTACATCATCGTTGACCCCGACACTAAAAAAGAGACAGCAAAACCGAATTTTGTTCAAAAATCAGATATTAAAGTTATTTCTGACTGGGTGAAAACAGGTGGAACACTCATCATGATGGCCAATGATACAGCTAACTGTGAAATACCTCACTTTAATGAACTTGCAAAAGCCTTTGGCGTTGAGTTTACGAACAAAAGCAGAAACATGGTGCAAGGCACCAAATGGGAACAAGGCCGTGTAGATATTCCTGCGGGAAATCCTGTTTTCAAAAATACTAAATTAGTTTATATCAAAGAATTAGTAACACTCAATGTACACGCTCCTGCCAAAACAATTGTAAGCGAAGGTGGCGATAATATCATTGCAACGGCCAAAGTTGGTAAAGGCAGTGTATTTATCGTTGGAGACCCTTGGTTATACAATGAATATACTGACGGACGTCGAATTCCAATCATTTACGAAAACTTTAGTGCCGCCAAAGATTTAGCCAAATGGGCTTTGGGAGTAAAATAG
- a CDS encoding glycoside hydrolase family 43 protein — MNPSKIVGLLLLFINHLTFAQKDVYLFSYFTDNGQDGLHFAYSKDGQNWTSLKEGKSFLTPAVGKDKLMRDPCIIQANDGTFHMVWTSGWHDQIIGYASSKDLINWSEQKAIPVMEHEPTAKNSWAPEVFYDDKKKNYLIFWATTIPGRHGDIADSEREKGWNHRIYATETIDFKTFSPTKLYFNPDFSAIDATILKDGKSYFMFIKNENPNPPQKNIRIIKSDKPSVFDVNKVSDPITGNYWAEGPTSIRIGEYVYVYFDKYRDHKYGAIRSKDMKNWEDISEQVSFPKGLRHGTVLKVSEEVFEGLKK; from the coding sequence ATGAATCCATCAAAAATTGTAGGATTACTTCTACTTTTTATCAATCATCTTACTTTCGCACAAAAAGACGTTTACTTGTTTTCTTACTTCACCGATAATGGTCAAGATGGTTTGCACTTTGCTTATAGTAAAGATGGACAAAACTGGACAAGTCTCAAGGAGGGAAAATCTTTCTTAACTCCAGCAGTAGGCAAAGATAAACTCATGCGAGACCCCTGCATTATTCAAGCTAACGATGGTACTTTTCACATGGTTTGGACAAGTGGTTGGCATGACCAAATTATAGGCTATGCTTCTTCGAAAGATTTAATCAATTGGTCAGAACAAAAGGCTATTCCAGTTATGGAACACGAGCCTACTGCCAAAAACTCTTGGGCTCCAGAAGTTTTCTATGATGATAAAAAGAAAAATTACCTTATATTTTGGGCAACAACGATTCCGGGCCGACACGGAGATATAGCCGATTCTGAAAGAGAAAAAGGTTGGAACCATCGAATTTATGCTACCGAAACGATTGATTTTAAGACTTTCAGTCCTACCAAACTTTATTTTAATCCAGATTTTAGTGCGATTGATGCCACCATTCTGAAAGATGGAAAGAGCTACTTTATGTTTATTAAGAACGAAAATCCAAATCCACCACAAAAGAATATCCGCATCATTAAATCTGATAAACCAAGTGTATTTGATGTCAATAAGGTTTCTGACCCTATTACTGGAAATTATTGGGCAGAAGGGCCAACCTCTATTCGCATTGGCGAATATGTGTATGTTTATTTTGATAAATACCGAGACCATAAATATGGAGCCATCCGCTCAAAAGATATGAAAAACTGGGAGGATATTTCTGAGCAAGTAAGTTTTCCGAAAGGCTTACGCCACGGAACAGTTTTAAAGGTTTCAGAGGAGGTTTTTGAGGGCTTAAAGAAATAA
- a CDS encoding SAM-dependent methyltransferase yields the protein MTLFLIPTILAPDTQETVLPTQIKAVVSELNVFFVEELRTARRFISSLKLNKVIDEITFYELNKDTPPEQTLAQLKKLKTDAGIISEAGCPGIADPGSVAVGYAHQLGHKVVPLVGPSSILMALMASGFNGQSFTFNGYLPIDKQQRIKSIRELEQLAKKKKQTQIFMETPFRNNQLLEDVLQNLNPETLLCIACNVTAPEEFIKTLRVKDWRKSKPDLHKKPTIFLLL from the coding sequence ATGACCCTTTTTCTAATACCTACCATACTCGCCCCTGATACCCAAGAAACAGTACTTCCAACTCAAATAAAAGCGGTCGTGAGCGAATTGAATGTGTTTTTTGTGGAAGAACTCCGCACTGCCCGAAGATTTATTAGTAGCCTTAAGCTCAACAAAGTAATTGATGAGATTACATTTTATGAATTGAATAAAGATACACCACCCGAACAAACCCTTGCACAACTCAAAAAGCTCAAAACAGATGCAGGTATCATCAGCGAAGCGGGTTGTCCTGGCATTGCAGACCCTGGCTCGGTTGCGGTTGGCTACGCTCATCAACTTGGCCATAAAGTAGTGCCATTGGTAGGTCCAAGTTCTATTTTAATGGCTTTGATGGCTTCTGGATTTAATGGACAAAGTTTTACTTTCAATGGTTATTTACCGATTGATAAACAACAAAGAATAAAATCAATTCGTGAATTAGAACAACTGGCCAAGAAAAAAAAGCAAACACAGATTTTTATGGAAACACCTTTCCGCAATAACCAATTATTGGAAGATGTTTTACAAAATCTCAATCCAGAAACTTTGCTCTGCATTGCATGTAATGTGACTGCTCCAGAAGAATTTATTAAAACATTAAGGGTGAAAGATTGGCGAAAATCTAAGCCAGATTTACACAAAAAGCCTACTATTTTTTTACTTTTGTAA
- a CDS encoding glycoside hydrolase family 95 protein encodes MIRKTFGALLMIMLSCKSFAQSTNTLWYKQPAQYFEETLVLGNGKLGATVFGGVESDKIYLNDATLWSGEPVNANMNPEAYKHLPAIREALRNENYKLADQLNKKLQGKFSESYAPLGTMYLTNDKATNYTNYYRELDISKAISKVTYEVDGVKYTREYFVSYPDQIMVIKLTSSKKGALSFDVKFNSLLKYKTIVNDKTLKINGYAPIHAEPNYRRSDNPVIFDENKGIRFTTLAKIKNTDGAIVSTDTTLGIKNASEAIVYVSIATSFNGFDKNPATQGLNNQAIAATSLAKAYAKTYEQIRQSHLLDYQKFFNRVSLDLGKTTAPNLPTDDRLRRYAKGEEDKNLEVLYFQYGRYLLISSSRTMGVPANLQGIWNPYIRPPWSSNYTTNINAEENYWLAENTNLSEMHAPLLGFIKNVAKTGAITAKTFYGANGWVVAHNSDIWAMSNPVGAFGEGDPGWANWNMGGTWLSTHLWEHYIFTKDQNFLKNEAYPLMRGAAQFCLEWMVEDKNGKLITSPSTSPENIYIAPDGYKGATMYGGSADLAMIRECFIQTIKASKILNTDANFRTKLETALAKLYPYQIGKKGNLQEWYYDWEDAEPKHRHQSHLFGLFPGNHITPNQTPDLANACRRTLEIKGDETTGWSKGWRINLWARLWDGNHAYKMIRELLNYVEPDGVKTNYARGGGTYPNLFDAHPPFQIDGNFGGAAAFAEMLVQSDEQEIRLLPALPDAWSSGSVKGICARGGFELSLEWDNKLLKKVTISSKKGGNTKLISGEKTKNISLKAGEKLTINW; translated from the coding sequence ATGATAAGAAAAACTTTCGGAGCATTACTAATGATTATGCTCTCCTGCAAATCTTTTGCACAATCAACCAACACACTTTGGTATAAACAACCCGCCCAGTATTTTGAAGAAACACTTGTTTTAGGAAATGGAAAACTTGGGGCAACGGTATTTGGCGGAGTAGAATCTGATAAAATTTATTTAAACGATGCTACCCTTTGGTCAGGCGAACCAGTAAATGCCAATATGAATCCTGAGGCGTATAAGCATCTTCCAGCCATTCGCGAAGCCCTTCGCAACGAAAACTATAAACTCGCCGACCAACTCAATAAAAAGCTTCAAGGAAAATTTTCGGAATCTTATGCTCCACTTGGTACGATGTATCTCACCAATGATAAGGCTACGAATTATACTAACTACTACCGTGAATTAGATATATCAAAAGCAATTTCTAAAGTTACTTACGAAGTCGATGGCGTAAAATATACGCGAGAATACTTTGTTTCGTATCCTGACCAAATTATGGTCATTAAGCTTACAAGTAGTAAAAAGGGGGCTTTATCTTTCGATGTAAAATTTAATAGTTTATTGAAATACAAAACAATTGTTAATGATAAAACCCTGAAAATCAATGGCTACGCCCCTATTCATGCAGAACCAAACTATCGTCGTAGCGACAATCCTGTGATTTTCGATGAAAATAAGGGTATAAGATTTACTACTTTAGCCAAAATTAAAAATACAGATGGTGCAATCGTAAGTACCGATACCACTTTGGGTATCAAAAATGCCTCTGAAGCCATTGTATATGTTTCTATTGCTACAAGTTTCAATGGTTTTGATAAAAATCCTGCTACACAGGGACTTAATAATCAGGCAATTGCCGCTACAAGTTTGGCTAAAGCTTATGCTAAAACATACGAACAGATTCGCCAATCGCACCTACTTGATTACCAAAAGTTTTTCAATCGAGTTTCATTAGATTTAGGAAAAACCACCGCTCCAAATCTTCCAACCGATGACCGCCTCAGACGTTATGCCAAAGGTGAAGAAGATAAAAATTTAGAGGTTTTATATTTTCAATATGGACGATATCTACTCATAAGTAGTTCTCGCACGATGGGTGTACCAGCTAATTTACAGGGTATATGGAATCCTTATATACGTCCACCTTGGAGCAGCAATTACACAACCAATATCAATGCGGAAGAAAATTATTGGTTAGCCGAAAATACCAATTTAAGTGAAATGCATGCTCCACTTCTAGGCTTCATCAAAAATGTTGCTAAAACTGGTGCCATCACAGCCAAAACATTCTACGGAGCCAATGGTTGGGTGGTTGCTCATAATTCCGATATATGGGCAATGAGTAATCCAGTAGGGGCTTTTGGCGAAGGCGACCCAGGTTGGGCAAACTGGAATATGGGAGGTACATGGCTTAGTACGCACCTTTGGGAGCATTATATTTTTACAAAAGACCAGAATTTCTTGAAAAACGAGGCTTATCCACTCATGCGTGGAGCGGCACAATTTTGTTTGGAATGGATGGTTGAAGATAAAAATGGTAAGTTAATCACCTCGCCATCAACATCACCTGAGAATATTTATATTGCACCCGATGGCTATAAAGGAGCAACTATGTATGGTGGAAGTGCCGACTTAGCTATGATTCGAGAATGTTTTATTCAAACTATCAAAGCATCAAAAATATTAAACACTGATGCTAATTTTAGAACTAAACTCGAAACAGCCTTGGCAAAACTTTACCCTTATCAAATTGGAAAGAAAGGAAATTTACAAGAATGGTATTATGATTGGGAAGATGCCGAACCGAAACATCGCCACCAATCGCATTTATTTGGTCTTTTTCCGGGTAATCACATTACTCCAAACCAAACACCTGATTTGGCCAATGCCTGTCGTCGTACGCTCGAAATTAAAGGAGATGAAACTACTGGTTGGAGTAAAGGCTGGAGAATAAATCTTTGGGCAAGATTATGGGATGGCAATCATGCTTACAAAATGATTCGTGAATTATTGAATTACGTTGAGCCCGATGGCGTGAAAACAAATTATGCTCGTGGTGGCGGTACTTACCCGAATCTATTCGATGCTCACCCACCCTTCCAAATTGATGGAAATTTTGGTGGAGCTGCCGCATTTGCTGAAATGTTGGTGCAATCAGATGAACAGGAAATCCGCTTACTACCCGCCCTACCCGACGCTTGGTCAAGTGGTTCGGTAAAAGGCATCTGTGCACGCGGAGGTTTTGAGCTTTCGTTGGAATGGGATAATAAGTTGTTAAAAAAGGTAACCATTTCATCTAAAAAAGGGGGTAATACAAAACTCATTTCAGGCGAAAAAACAAAGAATATTTCTCTTAAAGCAGGCGAAAAACTGACTATAAATTGGTAG
- a CDS encoding CDP-alcohol phosphatidyltransferase family protein produces the protein MKLFTIPNIMTLCNLLCGCVGIVFVFEGNLLWASYLIFIAGILDFLDGFVARLLKQHSEIGKQLDSLADMVTFGVLPSFIVAKLIQLSTQENTILSDLVPSNLLSQTHLPTLAYSAFILALFSCLRLAKFNIDTRQSDSFIGVPTPANAFVVAAFPLIIKFNSEYAFLILNSTFLIAYTLIMSYLLISEIPLFALKFKSFSWASNQIKYIFLILSVILLLSLKFLAIPLIIFLYIILSVINNLLPKNS, from the coding sequence ATGAAATTATTTACTATTCCGAATATCATGACCCTCTGTAATTTACTCTGTGGTTGTGTAGGTATTGTTTTTGTTTTTGAAGGGAACCTGCTTTGGGCTTCTTATTTAATCTTTATCGCAGGAATCCTTGATTTTTTAGATGGATTTGTGGCTCGTTTGCTCAAACAACATTCCGAGATAGGCAAGCAACTTGATTCCTTGGCCGATATGGTTACTTTTGGCGTATTACCATCGTTTATTGTAGCTAAGCTAATTCAACTTTCAACGCAAGAAAATACAATTTTATCAGATTTGGTTCCGTCCAATCTTTTATCACAAACTCATTTACCAACTTTAGCTTATAGTGCTTTTATTTTAGCCTTATTTTCTTGCCTACGTTTGGCCAAATTCAATATTGACACTCGTCAGTCTGATTCATTCATTGGTGTTCCTACTCCCGCCAATGCGTTTGTAGTAGCGGCTTTTCCGTTAATTATAAAATTTAATTCTGAATACGCATTCTTAATTCTTAATTCTACATTCTTAATAGCGTACACGCTCATTATGAGTTACTTACTAATTTCGGAGATACCACTATTTGCATTAAAATTTAAGAGTTTTTCGTGGGCTTCGAATCAAATCAAATACATTTTTCTAATACTTTCTGTAATTTTACTTCTAAGCTTAAAGTTTCTTGCAATACCGTTAATCATATTTTTGTATATCATTTTATCAGTTATCAATAATTTACTCCCGAAAAACTCATAA
- the rhaM gene encoding L-rhamnose mutarotase, producing the protein MHRLGFKMKLHAGQAEEYKRRHDELWPELGQVLKDATVSDYSIFLDEETNILFGTLKVEDLEKFNQIPHNPVTKRWWAYMADIMDTNPDNSPISIDLKDVFYLA; encoded by the coding sequence ATGCACCGCTTAGGATTTAAAATGAAACTTCATGCTGGACAAGCAGAAGAATACAAACGACGCCATGATGAATTATGGCCAGAACTCGGTCAGGTATTGAAAGATGCCACCGTAAGCGACTATTCGATTTTTTTAGATGAAGAAACTAATATTTTGTTTGGCACACTAAAGGTTGAAGATTTAGAAAAATTCAATCAAATTCCTCATAACCCCGTCACGAAGCGTTGGTGGGCATACATGGCCGACATTATGGATACTAACCCCGACAATTCCCCTATCAGTATTGATCTAAAAGATGTTTTTTATTTAGCTTAA
- a CDS encoding glycoside hydrolase family 88/105 protein, protein MFKLLQKSLIIAAYFLSNLVFAQVQAPASTLHSEALHTAKPDYPTPYGSPKVEDVTQVLNRIHTYLEAATPTKVINKVTKEEIKDYTKIDTNATVYRGDFSLTSYEWGVTYAAMLAASKATGDPRFAQYTTQRLNFLAELTPIIIAKFPVSSGMPLRQIIAPHALDDCGAMSVSMIKAMRDGLVKENIRPLIDNYLNYIFTKEYRLADGTLARNRPLKNTLWLDDMFMGVPALAQMGKLTGNTKYYDDAVKQIQLFSKRMFNKDLGIFMHGWVESMETHPEFHWGRANGWAILTMVEVLDILPKDYKGRAEILALYKAHAKGLASYQTGTGFWHQLLDKNDSYLETSATAIYTYCIAKGINEGWLDAATYGPMALLGWNAVATKVTEKGQVEGVCVGTGMSFEPAFYYYRPVNVYAAHGYGPAIFAGAEIINLIKKYKFALNDSAIMLTK, encoded by the coding sequence ATGTTTAAATTACTTCAAAAATCGCTCATTATAGCGGCATATTTTTTATCGAATTTGGTTTTTGCACAAGTTCAAGCACCTGCTTCTACCTTACATTCAGAGGCTCTGCATACAGCCAAACCTGATTATCCAACCCCTTATGGAAGTCCAAAAGTAGAAGATGTTACCCAAGTATTAAATCGTATTCACACGTATTTAGAGGCGGCTACACCAACGAAGGTAATTAATAAAGTAACCAAGGAAGAAATCAAGGATTATACTAAGATTGACACAAACGCAACCGTTTATCGTGGAGATTTTAGTCTGACAAGCTACGAATGGGGTGTAACTTATGCGGCGATGTTAGCAGCAAGTAAGGCCACTGGCGACCCTCGTTTTGCACAATATACAACGCAACGCCTCAATTTCTTGGCTGAACTTACACCAATTATCATAGCTAAATTTCCTGTTAGTTCAGGTATGCCACTTCGCCAAATCATTGCCCCTCATGCCTTAGATGATTGCGGAGCTATGTCGGTTTCAATGATAAAAGCCATGCGTGATGGTTTGGTGAAAGAGAATATTCGTCCATTGATTGATAATTATCTCAACTATATTTTCACAAAGGAATATCGTTTGGCTGATGGAACATTGGCACGTAATCGTCCTCTAAAAAATACGCTTTGGCTCGATGATATGTTTATGGGCGTACCAGCCTTAGCACAAATGGGAAAACTTACGGGTAATACCAAATATTATGATGATGCCGTAAAACAAATTCAACTTTTTTCTAAGCGAATGTTCAATAAAGATTTAGGCATCTTTATGCACGGTTGGGTAGAAAGCATGGAAACTCATCCCGAATTTCACTGGGGAAGAGCTAATGGTTGGGCAATCTTGACAATGGTTGAAGTATTAGATATTCTCCCGAAAGATTATAAAGGTCGTGCAGAAATTTTAGCTTTATACAAAGCTCATGCAAAGGGCTTGGCATCTTACCAAACAGGTACAGGTTTTTGGCATCAATTATTAGATAAAAATGACTCCTATTTAGAAACCTCAGCAACTGCCATCTATACCTATTGTATTGCGAAAGGAATTAACGAAGGTTGGCTCGATGCTGCAACTTATGGCCCAATGGCACTATTGGGCTGGAATGCGGTAGCAACCAAAGTTACCGAAAAAGGACAAGTAGAAGGGGTATGTGTAGGTACAGGTATGAGCTTCGAACCAGCATTTTATTACTATCGCCCTGTCAACGTGTATGCAGCACATGGCTATGGCCCAGCAATTTTTGCGGGTGCAGAAATCATTAATCTTATAAAAAAATACAAGTTTGCATTGAATGATAGTGCGATAATGTTGACCAAATAA